In the genome of Salinirussus salinus, one region contains:
- a CDS encoding bifunctional nuclease family protein, protein MEHEATVEGVGVGVSDEGPGAPVVLLEARGELVPIFVSSDQAQSMQLALEGEPFERPLTHDLFVEMVAEFGAAIDRVRIDDLADGTFYAKVDAEQYAGGERKQAVFDARPSDGIALALRVDCPIIVSDEVVDEAGRSPEEFETDDDSGAGPGLGGEGGGFGDR, encoded by the coding sequence ATGGAACACGAGGCCACCGTCGAGGGAGTCGGCGTCGGCGTCAGCGACGAGGGTCCCGGCGCGCCGGTCGTCCTCCTGGAGGCCCGCGGGGAGCTGGTCCCGATCTTCGTCAGCTCCGACCAGGCCCAGTCGATGCAGCTCGCCCTGGAGGGGGAACCGTTCGAGCGCCCGCTGACCCACGACCTGTTCGTCGAGATGGTCGCTGAGTTCGGGGCCGCCATCGACCGCGTCCGGATCGACGACCTCGCCGACGGCACCTTCTACGCGAAGGTCGACGCCGAGCAGTACGCCGGCGGGGAGCGCAAGCAGGCGGTCTTCGACGCCCGCCCCTCCGACGGGATCGCGCTGGCGCTACGCGTCGACTGCCCCATCATCGTCTCCGACGAGGTGGTCGACGAGGCCGGTCGGTCGCCCGAGGAGTTCGAGACCGACGACGACTCCGGGGCGGGTCCGGGACTGGGCGGAGAGGGCGGCGGCTTCGGCGACCGATAG
- a CDS encoding DUF3194 domain-containing protein, with product MTDNTDDGTAEPSDDEVVRAAAQAAEDVVFSRYDRAAVRDLDVTVTFEDGVLEVDVYLDAEGGDPDRVADDAALAARGAADDLLL from the coding sequence ATGACAGACAACACCGACGACGGCACGGCCGAGCCGAGCGACGACGAGGTCGTCCGGGCCGCCGCGCAGGCCGCCGAGGACGTCGTGTTCTCGCGGTACGACCGCGCCGCGGTGCGGGACCTGGACGTGACTGTCACCTTCGAGGACGGGGTCCTCGAGGTGGACGTCTACCTCGACGCGGAGGGCGGGGACCCGGACCGGGTGGCCGACGACGCCGCCCTGGCTGCACGCGGGGCTGCCGACGACCTGTTGCTCTGA
- a CDS encoding prefoldin subunit beta, translating to MQGNLPPEAQEKLEELQDLQETAQQVAAQKQQAETTLEESETALEELENVDEDATMYREVGELLVKTDYAEAKEDLEEKVDSLQVRVETLEKQEERVQTQFEELQEELQQMLGGAGGGGLGPAGGA from the coding sequence ATGCAAGGGAATCTGCCGCCGGAAGCGCAGGAGAAGCTCGAGGAGCTCCAGGACCTCCAGGAGACGGCCCAGCAGGTCGCCGCCCAGAAACAGCAGGCCGAGACCACCCTCGAGGAATCCGAGACCGCCCTCGAGGAGCTCGAGAACGTCGACGAGGACGCCACCATGTACCGCGAGGTCGGCGAACTCCTCGTGAAGACCGACTACGCCGAAGCCAAGGAGGACCTGGAGGAGAAAGTCGACAGCCTCCAGGTCCGCGTCGAGACCCTCGAAAAGCAGGAAGAGCGCGTCCAGACCCAGTTCGAGGAACTCCAGGAGGAGCTCCAGCAGATGCTCGGCGGTGCCGGCGGCGGCGGGCTCGGCCCGGCCGGCGGCGCGTAA
- a CDS encoding KEOPS complex subunit Pcc1: protein MNEAVFSAVYDTPERARRVERALRPEVGDIDGDRTTVGLAREGDTLEVTVRATDLTALRAGLNTWLGLVDVAERAGGAGGSGSTGGEGDSGDDSRPGVDRDGDGAAG from the coding sequence GTGAACGAAGCCGTCTTCTCTGCCGTCTACGACACTCCCGAGCGCGCCCGCCGCGTCGAGCGGGCGCTCCGCCCGGAGGTCGGCGATATCGACGGTGACCGGACGACAGTCGGGCTGGCCCGCGAGGGCGACACCCTCGAAGTCACGGTCCGGGCGACCGACCTGACGGCACTGCGGGCCGGGCTGAACACCTGGCTCGGGCTGGTCGACGTGGCCGAGCGAGCCGGCGGAGCTGGCGGGAGCGGGTCCACAGGCGGGGAGGGCGACAGTGGCGACGACAGCAGGCCGGGTGTCGACCGAGACGGGGACGGAGCCGCCGGATGA
- a CDS encoding DNA-directed RNA polymerase subunit P, with protein sequence MSYKCARCKRDVTLDEYGGVRCPYCGHRVLLKERSRDVKEVEVN encoded by the coding sequence ATGAGCTACAAGTGCGCCCGCTGCAAGCGCGACGTCACCCTCGACGAGTACGGCGGCGTTCGCTGCCCCTACTGCGGCCACCGCGTGCTCCTGAAGGAGCGCAGCCGCGACGTCAAGGAAGTCGAGGTCAACTGA
- a CDS encoding 50S ribosomal protein L37ae — protein sequence MSEQRGSVGSAGRFGARYGRVARRRVAEIERDTNDDHTCPECGEDRVSRQGTGVWECSYCGHTYTGGAYRPETPAGRTVNRSIRAALAEDAEE from the coding sequence ATGAGCGAACAGCGCGGTAGCGTCGGCAGCGCCGGCCGCTTCGGGGCCCGCTACGGCCGGGTCGCCCGACGACGGGTCGCCGAGATCGAGAGGGACACGAACGACGACCACACCTGCCCCGAGTGCGGCGAGGACCGGGTCTCGCGGCAGGGCACCGGCGTCTGGGAGTGTAGCTACTGCGGACACACCTACACCGGGGGGGCCTACCGCCCGGAGACGCCCGCCGGCCGCACCGTCAACCGGTCGATCCGCGCGGCACTCGCCGAGGACGCCGAGGAATGA
- a CDS encoding amphi-Trp domain-containing protein: MPEEQLFKTERRLSRTEVAEALRGAAEGVESGSVTLESDTDSREVAVPENPRFEVELEVLTDSETGEQRYELEYEVRWTGEGDRPE, from the coding sequence ATGCCCGAAGAACAGCTGTTCAAGACCGAGAGACGGCTTTCGCGGACCGAGGTCGCAGAGGCGCTGCGCGGCGCTGCCGAAGGGGTCGAATCCGGGTCCGTGACCCTGGAGAGCGACACTGACAGCCGGGAGGTTGCAGTCCCCGAGAACCCCCGGTTCGAGGTCGAACTCGAGGTGCTCACGGACTCGGAGACCGGGGAGCAGCGCTACGAGCTCGAGTACGAGGTCAGGTGGACCGGGGAGGGTGACCGGCCCGAGTAG
- a CDS encoding formate/nitrite transporter family protein: protein MTPPDDPEEESEVETVREAVEQSRSGAPAVGSVVRDRFTSNEIFQRIVAAADEEITSGSRELFFSALAAGFAITITFLLYASLTASTDGDPVLSAMLYPLGFIYIIIGGYQLYTENTLPPVALTLERLASIPALLRNWVVVLAGNFAGGALGAAVLAYGGVLSADGAAAALSLAQKGIETSPGTLFVKAVFAGLIVAGVVWVEYAARDTISRLVVVYLAFLAIPLGGLFHVVVSFTEMLYLVFRNDLGLLLGLREFVLPVLAGNTVGGVVLVTAVNYFQTTETRLESARFQGAARQLSLREWAFGGFVGRSYVPLVDTATEGESSGGYRVVVPIANPRTESGVLELACRVASAHEDATVHAVHVVQMPQRRARAYGRSQRARIVAESDDLLADVRERVGQYDVNCETSTVVSHRSFEEIFDIARRKDADLTVMEWGDDRLWSAVRTERPLTEMTHRLPSDFLVLRDQDLDFSRLLLPVARSPHADLSAEVVEGLRTTADAEVTLMHVVDNPEERERGEAFLADWAAERGLGDAELVVDDSGDIERAIEREARESTLLVIGATDRGLLARLVTGSLHLGVVEDVDCSVVLAERSTRRGFLRRLF from the coding sequence GTGACACCGCCAGACGACCCCGAGGAGGAGAGCGAGGTCGAGACCGTCCGCGAGGCCGTCGAGCAGTCCCGCAGCGGGGCGCCGGCCGTGGGGTCGGTCGTCCGGGACCGGTTCACCTCCAACGAGATCTTCCAGCGGATCGTCGCGGCGGCCGACGAGGAGATCACCTCCGGGAGCCGGGAGCTGTTCTTCAGCGCGCTCGCGGCCGGCTTCGCCATCACGATCACCTTCCTGCTGTACGCGTCGCTGACAGCCTCGACCGACGGCGACCCGGTGTTGAGCGCGATGCTCTACCCGCTGGGTTTCATCTACATCATCATCGGCGGCTACCAGCTCTACACCGAGAACACGCTCCCCCCGGTGGCGCTGACGCTGGAGCGGCTCGCCAGCATCCCGGCGCTGTTGCGCAACTGGGTCGTGGTGCTGGCCGGCAACTTCGCCGGCGGGGCGCTCGGCGCGGCGGTGCTGGCCTACGGCGGCGTCCTCTCCGCCGACGGTGCGGCGGCCGCCCTGAGCCTCGCCCAGAAGGGCATCGAGACGAGCCCTGGAACGCTCTTCGTGAAAGCCGTCTTCGCCGGGCTGATCGTGGCCGGCGTCGTCTGGGTGGAGTACGCCGCCAGGGACACCATCTCCCGGCTGGTGGTCGTCTACCTGGCCTTCCTGGCCATCCCGCTGGGGGGGCTGTTCCACGTCGTCGTCTCCTTCACCGAGATGCTGTATCTCGTGTTCCGCAACGACCTCGGCCTGCTGCTCGGGCTCCGGGAGTTCGTCCTCCCGGTCCTCGCCGGCAACACCGTCGGCGGGGTCGTGCTCGTGACGGCCGTCAACTACTTCCAGACGACCGAGACCCGCCTCGAGTCGGCCCGGTTCCAGGGAGCCGCCCGCCAGCTGTCGCTCCGGGAGTGGGCCTTCGGCGGGTTCGTCGGTCGCTCGTACGTCCCGCTGGTCGACACCGCGACCGAGGGCGAAAGCTCGGGAGGGTACCGGGTCGTCGTCCCCATCGCGAACCCGCGGACCGAGTCGGGCGTGCTCGAGCTGGCCTGCCGGGTCGCCAGCGCACACGAGGACGCCACCGTCCACGCGGTCCACGTCGTCCAGATGCCACAGCGCCGTGCCCGCGCGTACGGCCGGAGCCAGCGGGCCCGGATCGTCGCCGAGTCCGACGACCTCCTCGCGGACGTCCGCGAGCGCGTCGGGCAGTACGACGTGAACTGCGAGACGTCGACGGTCGTGTCACACCGCTCCTTCGAGGAGATATTCGACATCGCACGCCGGAAGGACGCGGACCTGACGGTGATGGAGTGGGGCGACGACCGGCTCTGGAGCGCCGTCCGCACCGAGCGCCCCCTGACCGAGATGACCCACCGGCTCCCCTCCGACTTCCTGGTGTTGCGGGACCAGGACCTCGACTTCTCGCGACTCCTCCTCCCGGTCGCCCGGAGCCCCCACGCCGACCTGAGCGCCGAGGTCGTCGAGGGTCTCCGGACGACTGCCGACGCCGAGGTGACGCTGATGCACGTCGTCGACAACCCCGAAGAGCGCGAGCGCGGCGAGGCGTTCCTGGCGGACTGGGCCGCCGAGCGGGGTCTCGGTGACGCCGAGCTCGTCGTCGACGACTCCGGGGACATCGAGCGCGCGATCGAGCGGGAGGCGCGCGAGAGCACCCTGCTCGTGATCGGCGCGACCGACCGCGGGCTGCTCGCCCGGCTGGTCACCGGGTCGCTCCACCTCGGCGTCGTCGAGGACGTCGACTGCTCGGTGGTGCTGGCCGAACGATCCACCAGGCGGGGGTTCCTCCGGCGGCTGTTCTGA
- a CDS encoding DUF2103 domain-containing protein has translation MECGRCGSPLARPGDYCLVCRSENADTVVLELSRERARVTTIADGEVLGQREVTTTPETDGEREPPELRAFAGQVADEVRRKRPEEVYATGDREVLRAVRAQLRYEFYRVEAEDPVAHVVEHGGEEPLEVVEAPVAEKLGGTHSTLIGGRDGRAALEVVAEHPHVKKIIPGPIDAGGVSSDSGLRAKATRADGTGNVRLLVREGSSVQENRVVTTARDRELGERVRADLNEALSEADLKE, from the coding sequence ATGGAGTGCGGTCGCTGTGGCTCGCCGCTCGCCCGCCCGGGCGACTACTGTCTGGTCTGTCGCTCGGAGAACGCCGACACCGTCGTCCTGGAACTCTCCCGCGAGCGGGCCCGCGTGACCACCATCGCCGACGGCGAGGTCCTCGGACAGCGGGAGGTGACCACCACCCCCGAGACCGACGGCGAGCGCGAGCCGCCGGAGCTGCGCGCCTTTGCCGGGCAGGTCGCCGACGAGGTCCGCCGGAAGCGCCCCGAGGAAGTCTACGCCACCGGCGACCGCGAGGTGCTGCGGGCGGTCCGGGCCCAGTTGCGCTACGAGTTCTACCGCGTCGAGGCGGAGGACCCGGTCGCCCACGTCGTCGAGCACGGCGGCGAGGAGCCCCTGGAGGTGGTGGAGGCACCCGTCGCCGAGAAACTCGGCGGAACCCACTCGACGCTGATCGGCGGCCGCGACGGCCGGGCGGCCCTGGAGGTCGTGGCCGAGCACCCACACGTCAAGAAGATCATCCCCGGTCCCATCGACGCGGGTGGAGTCTCCTCGGACTCGGGGCTGCGCGCCAAGGCCACCCGCGCGGACGGGACCGGCAACGTCCGCCTGCTGGTCCGGGAGGGCTCGAGCGTCCAGGAGAACCGCGTGGTCACCACGGCGCGGGACCGCGAGCTCGGCGAGCGGGTCCGGGCCGACCTCAACGAGGCGCTCTCCGAGGCCGACCTGAAGGAGTAG
- the truD gene encoding tRNA pseudouridine(13) synthase TruD, with protein sequence MREAHPVERSVGMAYYVSDADGTGGRLRDSPADFRVRELEAVDPEPVEADSGSYPHLLLRVELRGWDTNDFAGALSDKLGISRERISWAGTKDKHAVTTQLFSIDGVDPDDLPDLRDADLEVVGRVGRPVLFGDLAGNAFEVVVREPDRPEAVEAVTDDLRTFAGAEGSVTDDGVTVGVPNYFGQQRFGSRRPVTHEVGLALLGEGFEAAVLAYVGNPSDREPERTREARAHVEETRDWQAALERFPGHLGYERAMCHRLAEVDGEPGPADFRAALETAPTNLQRLFVNAAQSYVFNEILSARLERGLPFAEPVAGDVVCFRDRDVDALAVPDTGRTQRVTDGRLETVRRHCERGRAFVTAPLVGTETELADDEPGEIERAVLEDVGVEPAAFDLPGEFHSEGTRRAVLVRTELEVKHEPLTFEFALPKGSYATVLLREYLKTDPEGLE encoded by the coding sequence ATGCGCGAGGCACACCCCGTCGAGCGATCCGTCGGGATGGCCTACTACGTCAGCGACGCCGACGGGACCGGCGGCCGCCTGCGGGACTCGCCCGCGGACTTCCGGGTTCGCGAACTCGAGGCCGTCGACCCCGAGCCGGTCGAGGCCGACTCCGGCTCGTACCCCCACCTCCTGTTGCGGGTCGAACTGCGGGGTTGGGACACCAACGACTTCGCGGGCGCACTGTCGGACAAGCTGGGTATCTCCCGCGAACGGATCTCCTGGGCGGGCACGAAGGACAAACACGCCGTCACCACCCAGCTGTTCTCTATCGACGGCGTCGACCCCGACGACCTGCCCGACCTCCGCGACGCCGACCTCGAAGTCGTCGGGCGGGTCGGCCGGCCGGTGCTGTTCGGCGACCTGGCGGGCAACGCCTTCGAGGTGGTCGTCCGCGAGCCCGACCGGCCCGAAGCCGTCGAGGCGGTCACCGACGACCTCCGGACGTTCGCCGGCGCGGAAGGGTCCGTGACCGACGACGGCGTGACCGTCGGCGTCCCCAACTACTTCGGCCAGCAGCGCTTCGGCAGCCGCCGGCCGGTGACACACGAGGTCGGGCTGGCACTCCTCGGGGAGGGGTTCGAAGCGGCCGTCCTCGCGTACGTCGGCAACCCCTCCGACCGCGAGCCCGAGCGGACCCGCGAGGCCCGCGCCCACGTCGAGGAGACCCGGGACTGGCAGGCGGCGCTGGAGCGGTTCCCGGGCCACCTGGGCTACGAGCGGGCGATGTGTCACCGGCTCGCGGAGGTCGACGGCGAGCCCGGCCCCGCGGACTTCCGGGCGGCCCTGGAGACCGCGCCGACGAACCTCCAGCGGCTGTTCGTCAACGCCGCCCAGTCCTACGTCTTCAACGAGATCCTCTCGGCGCGCCTGGAGCGCGGACTGCCCTTCGCCGAGCCTGTGGCGGGCGACGTCGTCTGCTTCCGGGACCGCGATGTCGACGCGCTCGCCGTCCCCGACACCGGCCGCACCCAGCGGGTGACCGACGGGCGTCTGGAGACGGTCCGCCGCCACTGCGAGCGCGGCCGGGCGTTCGTGACGGCGCCGCTCGTGGGGACCGAAACGGAGCTTGCAGATGACGAGCCCGGGGAGATCGAGCGGGCGGTGCTGGAGGATGTGGGTGTGGAACCCGCTGCCTTCGACCTTCCCGGGGAGTTCCACAGCGAGGGGACCCGGCGGGCGGTGCTGGTCCGGACAGAGCTGGAAGTCAAGCACGAACCGCTCACCTTCGAGTTCGCGCTCCCGAAGGGGAGCTATGCGACGGTCCTGTTGCGGGAGTACCTGAAGACCGACCCGGAGGGGCTGGAGTGA
- a CDS encoding MBL fold metallo-hydrolase, producing the protein MRVDHEGLQFERLGHASVRIETGDRVVYIDPWSEVLDGAPGDGDVVFVTHDDPDHYDPDAIAAVAKPDATVAAYEAVDTSDLEFDVLGLPHEGERTVAGMTVETVPSHNDPDGPHVDDDGDPWHAEGEVVGLLLTIDGTTVYFPSDTDFLPHHESVRADVFLPPIGGHYTMDRHEAADFARSVAPDLTLPVHYDTFEAVETDAEAFAEELAAEGFRVELF; encoded by the coding sequence ATGCGAGTCGACCACGAGGGACTCCAGTTCGAACGACTCGGCCACGCGAGCGTTCGCATCGAGACCGGCGACCGGGTCGTCTACATCGACCCCTGGTCGGAGGTACTCGACGGGGCGCCGGGCGACGGCGACGTCGTCTTCGTCACTCACGACGACCCCGACCACTACGACCCCGACGCCATCGCGGCCGTCGCGAAGCCGGACGCGACGGTGGCCGCCTACGAGGCCGTCGACACGAGCGACCTCGAGTTCGATGTCCTCGGACTCCCCCACGAGGGCGAGCGCACGGTCGCGGGCATGACCGTGGAAACCGTGCCGTCGCACAACGACCCCGACGGGCCACACGTCGACGACGACGGCGACCCCTGGCACGCGGAGGGCGAGGTCGTGGGCCTCCTGCTGACGATAGACGGAACGACCGTCTACTTCCCATCGGACACGGACTTCCTGCCCCACCACGAGTCAGTGCGGGCGGACGTCTTCCTCCCGCCCATCGGCGGCCACTACACGATGGACCGTCACGAGGCCGCCGACTTCGCCCGCAGCGTCGCCCCCGACCTGACCCTGCCGGTCCACTACGACACCTTCGAGGCCGTCGAGACCGACGCGGAGGCCTTCGCCGAGGAACTCGCGGCCGAGGGCTTCCGCGTCGAGCTGTTCTGA
- a CDS encoding AIR synthase-related protein: MTEDRLGKVDAGTFERLIAPRLGADRDDVTVGPQAGVDFGVFEVGGQAVVTATDPLSFLPALGHERAGRLALDIVLTDVAVSGVPPSHVTLGLTLPQSFGEETFAGVWRGIDAHARDLGVAVVSGHTGYYPGVESSWVGAATAMGVGDPGDVVRPDGARPGDVLVVSTGPAAEVTGLFATLFPDDLDLPAETVATAQERVDDIAGVADALAAHDAGRVTAMHDATEGGVVGGLAEMADGAGVRVDLDTAATPVADGVEPVCDAVGVDPWRVTSCGTLLTAVDADDAAAVVDALRDRGTPAAVAGRVREGSGLYVDGEATAPPEVDESWAAFRRLSE, encoded by the coding sequence GTGACCGAGGACCGCCTCGGCAAGGTCGACGCCGGGACCTTCGAACGCCTCATCGCACCGCGCCTGGGCGCCGACCGGGACGACGTGACCGTCGGCCCGCAGGCCGGCGTCGACTTCGGCGTCTTCGAGGTCGGCGGGCAGGCAGTCGTCACCGCGACCGACCCCCTCTCCTTTCTGCCCGCACTGGGCCACGAGCGGGCCGGCCGGCTCGCACTCGATATCGTCCTCACGGACGTGGCGGTCTCGGGGGTCCCACCCTCGCACGTCACGCTCGGTCTGACCCTCCCGCAGTCGTTCGGGGAGGAGACCTTCGCCGGCGTCTGGCGGGGGATCGACGCACACGCCCGCGACCTCGGCGTGGCGGTCGTCTCGGGCCACACCGGCTACTACCCGGGCGTCGAGAGCTCCTGGGTCGGCGCGGCGACGGCCATGGGAGTCGGCGACCCCGGCGACGTCGTCCGGCCGGACGGCGCACGGCCAGGTGACGTCCTTGTGGTCTCGACGGGTCCCGCCGCGGAGGTCACCGGGCTGTTCGCGACCCTGTTCCCCGACGACCTGGACCTGCCGGCCGAGACGGTCGCGACCGCACAGGAACGGGTCGACGACATCGCGGGCGTTGCCGACGCCCTGGCCGCCCACGACGCCGGGCGCGTGACCGCGATGCACGACGCGACCGAAGGCGGGGTGGTCGGTGGCCTCGCGGAGATGGCCGACGGCGCCGGCGTGCGGGTCGACCTCGACACGGCGGCAACGCCGGTGGCTGACGGCGTCGAGCCGGTGTGTGACGCGGTCGGCGTCGACCCCTGGCGCGTCACCAGCTGCGGAACGCTGTTGACCGCGGTCGACGCCGACGACGCCGCGGCAGTCGTCGACGCACTCCGGGACCGGGGGACCCCGGCGGCGGTCGCCGGCCGGGTCCGCGAGGGGTCGGGACTGTACGTCGACGGCGAGGCCACCGCCCCGCCGGAGGTCGACGAGTCGTGGGCGGCGTTCCGCCGGCTGTCGGAGTAA
- a CDS encoding ABC transporter ATP-binding protein, translated as MGTVTGVTLRDVSVTFGGVPALANVSLSVDDGEFFTLVGPSGCGKTTTLRTVAGFETPDAGAVEIGGEDAAGRPPEQRNVGIVFQNYALFPHMTVRENVAYGLRFRDPPRDVSTDQRVGELLDLVDMAGMGERDPGELSGGQQQRVALARALAPGPDVLLLDEPLSALDARLRERLRVVVRSLQQELGITTVYVTHDQAEALAVSDRVAVIADGRVEQVGPPETVYREPASRFVAEFVGDNNLFEATVGRGDPSRVTVDGRTLALPGLDLAPGTDALLSVRPEAVAVDPDSPTGPTLEATVETSEFLGDAYRLHCRWGDRTLLVKTTGDTAPDGTVTLGVDPGRVTVVDRGGET; from the coding sequence GTGGGAACCGTGACCGGGGTCACCCTGCGGGACGTCTCGGTGACCTTCGGTGGCGTTCCCGCGCTGGCGAACGTCTCGCTGTCGGTCGACGACGGGGAGTTCTTCACGCTGGTCGGCCCCTCGGGCTGCGGGAAGACGACGACGCTCCGGACCGTTGCCGGCTTCGAGACGCCCGACGCCGGCGCCGTCGAGATCGGCGGCGAGGACGCGGCTGGCCGCCCGCCCGAGCAGCGAAACGTCGGCATCGTCTTCCAGAACTACGCCCTGTTCCCGCACATGACCGTCCGGGAGAACGTCGCTTACGGGCTCCGGTTCCGGGACCCGCCTCGCGACGTCTCGACCGACCAGCGCGTCGGCGAGTTGCTCGACCTCGTCGACATGGCGGGCATGGGCGAGCGCGACCCCGGGGAGCTGTCCGGGGGCCAACAGCAGCGGGTCGCGCTGGCTCGGGCGCTCGCGCCCGGCCCCGACGTGCTCCTGCTCGACGAGCCGCTGTCGGCGCTCGACGCCCGCCTGCGCGAGCGCCTGCGGGTGGTGGTCCGCTCGCTCCAGCAGGAGCTCGGCATCACGACGGTCTACGTCACCCACGACCAGGCCGAAGCGCTGGCAGTCAGCGACCGCGTGGCGGTCATCGCGGACGGCCGCGTCGAGCAGGTCGGCCCGCCGGAGACGGTCTACCGCGAGCCGGCGAGTCGCTTCGTCGCGGAGTTCGTCGGCGACAACAACCTCTTCGAGGCCACGGTCGGGCGGGGAGACCCATCGCGTGTGACCGTCGACGGGCGGACGCTGGCCCTGCCGGGGCTGGATCTTGCCCCCGGAACGGACGCCCTGCTGTCGGTCCGGCCGGAGGCGGTCGCGGTCGACCCCGACAGTCCGACCGGCCCGACCCTCGAGGCGACCGTCGAGACCAGCGAGTTCCTCGGCGACGCCTACCGGCTGCACTGCCGGTGGGGCGACCGGACCCTGCTGGTCAAAACGACCGGCGACACGGCTCCGGACGGCACCGTCACGCTTGGGGTCGACCCCGGACGTGTCACCGTCGTGGACCGGGGTGGTGAGACGTGA